In the Quercus lobata isolate SW786 chromosome 5, ValleyOak3.0 Primary Assembly, whole genome shotgun sequence genome, one interval contains:
- the LOC115991418 gene encoding uncharacterized protein LOC115991418, giving the protein MNFTKGLIFANKEAMKRALIIYATKHNRNIVTSRSTRSRLSVKCVNESCMWYVGAVEKPEHGLWMVTSYRGPHNCIPLAMTLDGRMTDCNFLAAEFVPLLQEKHTATIYHLRDFIKGKYYGHKLSYYKIWDAKQRAIARIFGDWEESYQKLRKLLLAYLDQETGTQYWWHTIPRDEFGDTILRYVFWAFAPCIEGFRYCKPVISIDGTHLYGKYRGVLLIAMATDANNKGIQNTIANWPRDDDGRLQVVHRYCLRHVASNFNTYFQDATLKSLALKAGYATQETKFELCMQPIKEAEIESLRKWRTEWQESEPDSSIMPYTYLMKEDLDMWTQLHDGGYRYGAMTTNVSECFNGVLKGARGLPIAAMVEFTNCKLVAYFHDGHKEITHDFSQGKVWSKYALKIYGQNLQKSLGHHINVFNYVNGIYQVITAYNIHSSKGGHHSHEVNLMDKTCHCRKWQNRKIPCSHAIKALQHLGQDATTYIDPCYSLNNAIRTYSFAFVVPKSESLWRDVDGPKWVPDPNLLRGKGRRVASRIRNEMDGVR; this is encoded by the exons ATGAATTTTACGAAAGGGTTGATTTTTGCGAATAAAGAGGCAATGAAACGTGCACTAATAATTTACGCCACAAAGCATAACAGAAACATTGTGACTAGTAGGTCGACTAGAAGTAGATTGTCTGTGAAATGCGTCAATGAGTCATGCATGTGGTACGTTGGGGCAGTCGAGAAGCCTGAACATGGACTATGGATGGTCACATCTTATAGGGGTCCTCACAATTGTATACCCCTTGCCATGACCCTTGATGGTAGAATGACggattgtaattttcttgcagCAGAATTTGTTCCATTGTTGCAAGAAAAACACACGGCAACAATTTATCATCTCAGAGATTTCATTAAAGGGAAGTATTATGGGCATAAGCTTTCTTACTATAAGATATGGGATGCGAAACAACGAGCTATTGCAAGGATATTCGGGGATTGGGAAGAGTCTTACCAAAAGTTGAGAAAGTTATTATTGGCATACTTGGATCAAGAAACTGGCACCCAGTATTGGTGGCACACCATACCCAGGGACGAGTTCGGTGATACAATATTACGCTATGTATTTTGGGCTTTTGCTCCATGCATTGAAGGATTCAGATATTGTAAGCCAGTGATCAGTATTGATGGGACTCATTTGTATGGTAAATATCGAGGGGTGTTGTTGATTGCAATGGCCACCGATGCCAACAACAAG GGTATTCAAAACACAATTGCAAACTGGCCTAGAGATGATGATGGACGACTACAAGTAGTTCACagatattgccttcgacatgttgctagcaactttAACACGTATTTTCAAGATGCCACTTTAAAGTCATTGGCCTTGAAAGCGGGGTATGCTACTCAGGAAACTAAGTTTGAGTTGTGCATGCAACCTATCAAGGAAGCCGAGATTGAGTCCCTTAGGAAATGGAGAACCGAGTGGCAGGAAAGTGAACCCGACTCATCCATCATGCCATACACATATCTAATGAAAGAGGATCTAGACATGTGGACCCAGCTACATGATGGTGGATACCGTTATGGGGCTATGACAACCAATGTCTCGGAATGCTTCAATGGAGTACTGAAAGGTGCCCGTGGCCTACCCATTGCTGCAATGGTTGAATTCACTAATTGCaaacttgttgcatatttcCATGATGGACACAAAGAAATTACTCATGATTTCTCACAAGGCAAGGTATGGAGTAAATATGCCTTAAAAATCTATGgacaaaacctacaaaaatcTCTTGGCCACCATATAAATGTGTTTAATTATGTGAATGGTATATATCAAGTAATTACTGCATACAACATCCATAGCTCTAAAGGGGGAcaccatagtcatgaagtaaacCTAATGGACAAAACATGTCATTGTCGAAAGTGGCAAAATCGAaagatcccttgttcacatgcaattaaagCTCTTCAGCACTTGGGGCAAGATGCGACTACATATATTGACCCATGTTATAGTTTGAACAATGCCATTCGCACCTACTCATTTGCATTTGTGGTGCCAAAGTCAGAGTCATTGTGGAGGGATGTGGACGGTCCAAAGTGGGTGCCTGACCCAAACCTATTGCGGGGCAAAGGTCGACGTGTGGCGTCTAGGATACGGAATGAGATGGATGGGGTCCGGTGA
- the LOC115991417 gene encoding uncharacterized protein LOC115991417 — translation MVITCKETVNFQTALIDSEMHDDAVEVDKIEDSNHEEDDEAWFEAEEQLEVNIDEGDFKSGQLTRTEEDRYIMMRLGSKSVVLKKTMKRRSESLLNCSIITFKSMFILLLYASYF, via the exons ATGGTGATTACGTGCAAAGAGACGGTCAACTTCCAGACAGCATTGATTGATTCAGAG ATGCATGATGATGCTGTTGAGGTGGACAAGATTGAGGACAGTAATCATGAGGAAGATGATGAGGCTTGGTTTGAGGCGGAAGAACAATTGGAAGTAAACATTGATGAAGGGGATTTTAAATCTGGGCAGTTGACACGCACAGAAGAAGACAGATACATTATGATGAGACTGGGTAGTAAGAGCGTGGTGTTGAAGAAGACAATGAAGAGGAGGTCAGAATCCCTTTTAAATTGCTCAATCATTACCTTTAAATCTATGTTTATATTGCTACTTTATGCCTCTTACTTCTAG
- the LOC115991416 gene encoding putative disease resistance protein RGA3, producing the protein MNELITDLLPDILKKLASVAVEEIKLLVGVDEEVENLQKKLAKVQAMLNKAEERQQTDEIVKIWYDELKDASYMVDDVVDSWNTAKIKLKIQEKEENAEADSTPLMEKVCSFFPCLSCFHHVDNLPLRHDVGNKIKELNQTLDEILNDRQTLGIDFNTHTEVLEQSTTTSLDVDVSSIIGRDDYSNKLLESLLPGGVGSQEEERNLRVISLVGMGGIGKSTLAQLAYNHENVKSHFPIRMWVCVSKPFNKCKVAKAIIQEVDSKHESLNKVTEFQTLLNEIRRLINEKKFFLVLDDVWESKKWEPFKNALNCGAQGSRILVTTRNEEVARMMFDGAKPDIINLGKLSDDNCWLVISKIAFYDVDKLPHEDLKILGKKLASKCKGLPLAAKTLGSHMRGNLSIKKWEEVLHSKWWELEDIEEGTLAPLLLSYHELPPVEKQCFLYCAVFPKDYSFNRFELVIHWMAQGYINSKDDREIEAKGEKYFDNLAMLSFFQDFVKDESDGRIVSCKMHDIVHAFAQSMTKDVCFTIEGDEEVKIDFKRARLLSLMVKETFPKSVYEAKNLRFLNLDFMSSQIFQLKLFDNLTCLRTLHLEGQSILGLPNEVEKLKHLRLLKLSCEKIEELPESICNLCNLQSLDVSRCRRLGKLPQGIGKGEEICKLGELEHLNHIQGKLQICRLSNVVDFGAIENTLKKKNHLRDLWLRFNTLEEETEEEEETEEEGRRKMEKDVAILNALEPPPYLKALEICFYKGTTMNCISLDVQFSRSVAKEG; encoded by the exons ATGAATGAGTTAATTACTGATCTACTTCCCGATATCTTGAAGAAGTTGGCTTCAGTGGCTGTAGAAGAGATAAAGTTGCTAGTTGGCGTTGATGAAGAAGTCGAAAATCTTCAAAAGAAACTCGCAAAGGTCCAGGCAATGCTCAACAAGGCTGAGGAAAGACAACAGACGGACGAAATTGTGAAGATTTGGTATGATGAGCTGAAAGACGCGTCCTACATGGTGGATGACGTGGTGGACAGCTGGAATACTGCAaagatcaaattaaaaattcaggaaaaagaagaaaatgcgGAAGCTGATTCTACTCCCCTAATGGAGAAGGTATGCTCATTCTTCCCCTGTCTATCATGTTTCCATCACGTTGATAATCTTCCACTGCGTCATGATGTTGGTAACAAGATAAAAGAACTGAATCAGACATTAGATGAGATTCTCAATGATAGACAGACACTAGGGATTGACTTTAATACTCATACTGAAGTACTTGAGCAATCAACAACTACCTCACTAGATGTTGATGTGTCCAGTATAATTGGTCGTGATGACTATAGTAATAAACTACTGGAAAGCCTTTTACCAGGGGGTGTGGGTAgtcaagaagaagaaagaaatctCCGTGTCATCTCCTTAGTTGGCATGGGAGGTATTGGGAAATCAACTCTTGCCCAACTAGCCTACAATCATGAGAATGTGAAATCCCATTTTCCGATAAgaatgtgggtttgtgtttctaAGCCTTTCAATAAGTGCAAGGTTGCCAAAGCAATCATTCAAGAGGTTGATTCTAAACATGAATCCCTCAATAAAGTTACTGAATTTCAAACTCTACTTAATGAAATTCGCAGACTCATAAATGAAAAGAAGTTCTTTCTTGTCTTAGATGATGTCTGGGAGTCCAAAAAGTGGGAGCCTTTCAAAAATGCACTGAATTGTGGTGCTCAGGGTAGTAGAATTCTAGTCACAACACGTAACGAAGAAGTTGCGCGTATGATGTTTGATGGTGCCAAACCGGACATAATCAATTTGGGAAAATTGTCTGATGATAACTGTTGGTTGGTGATTAGTAAAATAGCTTTTTATGATGTGGATAAATTGCCACATGAGGATCTAAAAATATTGGGCAAAAAACTAGCAAGTAAGTGTAAAGGCTTGCCACTTGCTGCAAAGACTCTAGGGAGTCACATGCGTGGCaatttaagtataaaaaaatgGGAGGAGGTTTTGCATAGTAAGTGGTGGGAATTAGAAGATATTGAAGAAGGTACTTTGGCACCGTTGTTGTTGAGTTATCATGAATTGCCCCCAGTGGAGAAACaatgttttttatattgtgcTGTTTTTCCGAAAGATTATTCCTTCAATAGATTTGAGTTAGTCATTCATTGGATGGCACAAGGATATATTAACTCAAAAGATGATAGGGAAATAGAAGCCAAAGGAGAAAAATACTTTGACAATTTAGCCATGCTCTCTTTTTTCCAAGATTTTGTGAAAGATGAGAGTGATGGTAGAATTGTAAGTTGTAAAATGCATGATATTGTGCATGCCTTTGCCCAATCAATGACAAAAGATGTATGCTTCACAATTGAAGGTGATGAAGAGGTTAAGATAGACTTTAAAAGGGCTCGACTGTTGTCATTAATGGTTAAAGAAACATTTCCTAAGTCTGTCTATGAAGCGAAAAATTTACGCTTTCtcaatttagattttatgtcTTCTCAGATTTTCCAACTCAAGTTATTCGACAATTTGACATGTCTACGTACACTACATTTGGAAGGTCAATCCATTCTCGGGCTTCCAAATGAGGTGGAAAAATTGAAACATTTAAGATTACTAAAGTTATCTTGTGAAAAGATAGAAGAATTGCCTGAAAGTATATGCAATTTATGTAATTTACAAAGTTTGGATGTTAGTCGCTGTAGGAGACTTGGGAAATTACCACAGGGGATAG GTAAGGGTGAAGAAATATGTAAACTGGGAGAATTAGAACATTTGAACCACATTCAAGGGAAACTTCAAATATGCAGGTTGAGTAATGTGGTAGATTTTGGTGCGATCGAGAATacattgaagaagaagaaccaccTCCGTGATTTGTGGCTACGTTTTAACACATTAGAGGAAGAGacagaggaagaggaagagacagaggaagaaggaagaagaaaaatggagaaAGATGTAGCCATTCTAAATGCCTTAGAGCCACCTCCCTACTTGAAAGCTttagaaatttgtttttataaggGCACCACAAT GAATTGTATATCTCTGGATGTCCAATTCTCGCGCAGCGTTGCGAAAGAGGGATAG